Within Candidatus Glassbacteria bacterium, the genomic segment TTGTTATTGCAGGGGTAGCGCTCGCAGCGGTTGCCGCCTGCACGAAGACGAATTTCCGCCCGGTGGATCCCACCCGAATTTACGAGTCCACCGAGAGCTTGCGGATGTTCCGCAACTTCCCCGACGTACCCTATATCGAGATCGGCACCCTGCGCGCGGTGGGGCCGAACAAGGACAAGCTGCTGAAGAGTATCCGCAAGCGGGCGATGAAAATAGGCGCCCAGGCGATCGTGGTCAAACCGACGGCGGAGCGCTCCAACGAGTATGTCAGCCGTCAGCGGGGCTCCGAGTTCTCCAAGGTGGAGTATATCATGGAGGCGGTGGCCTTGAGGTTTCCGCCGCCGGAGGAGTGATAGCGCCCGATGGAAGTACGCCGATTACGCTTAGCGGAAAGAAATTAATTTAATCCCGTTGAATTAATTCAATTTTGCGATCATGAGTCCACCTCGGCGAAGTGCTACAGCAATAATCTGGTGAGTCAACTGAAGTTATACCCAGAAATTCTCTTACAACAACTTCGCCGAACAGGCCCCATCCCCCCCTAACGTGAAACTCGTACCTGTTTACCGTATAACCATGTTCATCATTGATGACACGCTCAAGGAAAAACCGATCCATTCGCTCCAAATCCAGCGAGTATACGCCGGAATAGCTGTACATCCTCAGATTTATTTCGCCTCTTCCATTGGCGGGATCTTCGAAGAAAACAGTCAGTGTGCCTTCGGCGAGTTTTTCGAATGACGGCGCCTCGTCAACGTACCAGAGGGTACTGTCCTGGTAGAGGATATTGAACTCTTCTTCGATAGTTAGGTTATGATCTATCTCCCCAGCACTCAGGTCAGCCAACTCTCCTTCATATCCTTCAACCGGGTGTAGTAAAGTTTTTCGTATCTTGTAGCCGGCTGTTAGTCCCTCGATCCAGGAATCAATGACCTCTATCCGCAACAAGGCAGTCCATTTTTCGAGTGGGCTGGGATTATAGCTTCGGGGGTCAGTTTGAGATATATACTCGTATTCCGCCACGAAATCCGGGCTGAGCGGAAAAAAGCGCAGGTGTTCCTCTGTTACCACAGGTATCACAGGTATCACAGGCTTCGGTTCCAACGGCGTATCATCACCGCAACCAGTAATAAACAGTGGGACAAACAAAGAGAGCGCTAATAACAAAGATTTTATGTCGGTTAACATTCAAGTTTCTTCGCGTTAGGGAAATTTATTAAGGTTTTAATGATATTACCGCAAGAGCCGTACCTGTTAAGTAAACTGCGCAGGTGCAAAGATAACATCCTAAAAATCAATGTATTAGCTGTTGTCCATAGTTAATTGTGCTGTTTTGTTTATCCTTCCCGGCTCACAGTGTAACTTTGTGGGTAACAATTTTTGTGAAACAATGAGTCGTCCGTCAAACCAATAAGCACTAAAAAAGGCAACTTAGGAAAAGTTGCCGCTGGTAAAACTTCCGATGTGTGACATCCGTGTTATCGCTCACCTTCTTCTCCCACCCTCCAGCGCACGCCACTTGCTTTCCTCAGGCGGTCTGGTGGCCAGGCTGACAACCACCAGGCAGGCCAGGCTGCTCGCTAGCGCCGGATAGACAGTCGGCACACCGCCCGGCTGGCCGGCCAGCTCCCAGGCCAGTGTGACAGCCATCCCGGCCGCCATTGAAGTTACAGCGCCCGCGCCGTTGGCCCGCTTCCAGAAAAACGCCGCCATCAGCGCCGGCGTGATCCCGGTCCCGTACATCGTGTAGGCGTAGACCGCCATCTCCAGCACACCGCTGAAAAAACTGACCTGCAGCCAGGCGGCCAGCCCCAGGATTACGACCACTGTCCGGGAGAACGTCACCAGGTGACGGTGAGAGGCTTCTGGGCGGATGAAGCGCTGGTAGATGTCGCGGGTGATATTGGTGGCGGGCACCAGCAGGAAACTGTCGGCGGTCGAGACAATCACCGCCACGATCGCGCCGAGGCAGAGGCAGCCCGCGGCCAGCGGCAGCGCTTCGGTGACCACGTGCAGGATCACCATTTCCCCGTCGATTCCCCCAAACCGCGCGCTGCCGGCCACGGCCAGCACGGCCACCAGGCACTCCAGCACGATTGTCCCGGCGATCCAGCCCAGCACCGCGCGACGGGCCGTGCGCTCGTCACGCGCCGAGAAAAAACGCTGGTACATCCCGCCCTCGCCCAGCAGCAGCAGCATCGTGGCGACCGAGTAACCCAGGGCGCGGGCCACTGTCAGCTCGCCGAACAGCTCGAACCGGGTGGCAGGCAGTGCTGATCGGATACTTTCCCAGCCGCCGGCGTTGTCGATCAAAAACGGCAGGGCCAGCAGCAGCCCGGCGGTCATCACCACCCCGTTGACCACGTCGGTGTAAGCCACCGAGATCATCCCGGCCAGCACGGTGTAGCCGATCACGAACACGGCGGTCAGGGCCATGCCGGTGGAGGCCGGGATACCGGTCACGAACTCCAGCACCATCCCGCCGGCGCGGATCTGGTAGGATACAATCGCGGTGTAGGCGATAATGGTGACCACAGTGCCCAGCACGCGGGCGGCGGTGTTGTAGCGGGCTTCGAGGATGTCCGGTACGGTGAACTGGGCGAACGCGCGAACCCGTCCGGCCACGAAATAGAGCACGATAATCGCCACCCACACGCCGGCGTCGAACCACAGTGCGCTGAACCCGTGCTCGTAGGCCAGCCCCGCCGCGCCGAACAACGAGCCCGAGCCGATCCAGGTGGCCACCAGGGTGCCGACCAGCACCCACGGTCCCAGCCGCCTCCCGGCGACCATGAAGTCGGCCTCGTCGCGCACCTGGCGGCTGCGCACGGCGCCGACCACAATCAGGGCGGCCAGGTAAGCCAGGATTGCAACGAGGTAGGTCAAGTCTTTGATCCTTAATAAGTTATAGGAGACATATAAATGCCAGAAATAATTGACCTAGCCGAATATTTTATTTAGTTTTAATTAGTCTTCCCAATTCGCCAAGCCGATATTGAAAAGAAGCGGTAAAACAGTCCTTAAAATATAAGTGAGGTTACAATGCCAAAAGTGTATTGTGCCGGGCCATTATTCAATAGTAAGGAAAGAGAAGAAATAGAAGAAATAGCGGCTGAATTTGAAAAGAGAGATATTGAAGCTTATGTACCGCATAGAGATGGTTTAGAATTGGCTAAGATATCGAAGTACCTAGTACAACTGAAAAAGGAAGGAATTAATACTGATTATATCCTGGAAAAAGCAATTTTTGCTTTGGATATTTATCAAATAAGAATTAGTGATGCAGTTGTAGTCAATATAAATGGAAGAGTCCCGGACGAAGGAGCAATGATTGAAGCTGGCGTT encodes:
- a CDS encoding sodium:solute symporter family protein, whose translation is MTYLVAILAYLAALIVVGAVRSRQVRDEADFMVAGRRLGPWVLVGTLVATWIGSGSLFGAAGLAYEHGFSALWFDAGVWVAIIVLYFVAGRVRAFAQFTVPDILEARYNTAARVLGTVVTIIAYTAIVSYQIRAGGMVLEFVTGIPASTGMALTAVFVIGYTVLAGMISVAYTDVVNGVVMTAGLLLALPFLIDNAGGWESIRSALPATRFELFGELTVARALGYSVATMLLLLGEGGMYQRFFSARDERTARRAVLGWIAGTIVLECLVAVLAVAGSARFGGIDGEMVILHVVTEALPLAAGCLCLGAIVAVIVSTADSFLLVPATNITRDIYQRFIRPEASHRHLVTFSRTVVVILGLAAWLQVSFFSGVLEMAVYAYTMYGTGITPALMAAFFWKRANGAGAVTSMAAGMAVTLAWELAGQPGGVPTVYPALASSLACLVVVSLATRPPEESKWRALEGGRRR